The Nitrospiraceae bacterium genome has a window encoding:
- the ccmB gene encoding heme exporter protein CcmB, translated as MTAQGLLGAWQTVVRRDVLLALRRRADLATSIMFFIVVASLFPLGVGSEPAVIRTMAPGILWVAALLSCLLSLGRLFTADYLDGSLEQFVLTSHPLSVLVAAKVCAHWLVSGLPLVLLSPLLGIVFGMDGESIGVLTLSILLGTPTLSFIGAIGAGLTLGVRGGQALVALLVLPLFVPVLIFGAGAVTGHEAGLGIEANVSLLGACLLIAAVLAPVATAAAVRIAVES; from the coding sequence ATGACGGCACAAGGCCTGCTTGGCGCTTGGCAAACCGTCGTGCGACGGGATGTCTTGTTGGCCTTGCGTCGCCGTGCCGACCTGGCCACGAGCATCATGTTCTTCATCGTGGTCGCGAGCCTATTTCCTCTTGGTGTGGGCTCGGAGCCCGCGGTGATCAGGACCATGGCTCCCGGCATTCTCTGGGTTGCGGCGCTCCTCTCGTGCCTACTGTCCTTGGGCCGGCTGTTCACTGCCGACTACCTCGATGGGTCACTGGAACAGTTCGTGTTGACGTCCCATCCCTTATCGGTCCTCGTCGCGGCCAAGGTCTGCGCCCATTGGTTGGTATCCGGTCTTCCGCTGGTCCTGCTTTCGCCTCTCTTGGGCATCGTCTTTGGAATGGATGGGGAGTCGATCGGCGTGTTGACGCTGTCCATCTTGCTGGGCACTCCGACGCTGAGTTTCATCGGGGCGATCGGCGCCGGGCTGACGCTCGGGGTGCGGGGAGGACAGGCGCTCGTGGCCTTGCTGGTATTGCCTCTGTTCGTGCCGGTGCTGATCTTCGGGGCCGGAGCCGTGACCGGACATGAAGCGGGACTCGGGATCGAGGCGAATGTGTCGTTGCTGGGAGCCTGTTTACTCATCGCTGCCGTATTGGCACCGGTTGCGACGGCGGCGGCGGTGCGGATTGCAGTGGAGTCGTAG
- the ccmA gene encoding cytochrome c biogenesis heme-transporting ATPase CcmA, producing MLEAVQLGCNRGDRRVFSDLRVTVGPGQILTVLGENGSGKSSFLRALCGLLTPDEGRVLWHGTDIAVLGEQYRMQVAYLGHLNGTKDDLTPMENLHITMSLDGHVPTDGELASALEAVGIGAKTRRLATQVLSQGQKRRVALARLWLTGRPVWILDEPFTSLDAAATRLVTDRLSLHLERGGSIVVATHQELDLPTIDLRCLRLAG from the coding sequence ATGTTGGAAGCGGTTCAACTAGGCTGCAATCGCGGTGATCGGCGCGTATTTTCGGATCTTCGGGTGACCGTCGGCCCAGGCCAGATCCTGACCGTGCTCGGCGAAAACGGCAGCGGAAAATCCAGCTTCCTGCGTGCGCTGTGCGGACTGCTCACTCCGGACGAAGGGCGGGTGCTGTGGCACGGGACCGATATTGCCGTGCTGGGAGAACAGTATCGGATGCAGGTGGCGTATTTGGGGCACCTGAACGGTACCAAGGACGACCTGACGCCGATGGAAAATTTGCACATCACGATGAGTCTGGACGGGCACGTCCCCACAGACGGGGAACTGGCATCTGCACTGGAAGCGGTCGGGATCGGGGCGAAGACTCGGCGGTTGGCCACCCAGGTATTGTCACAGGGGCAGAAACGTCGCGTCGCTCTGGCCCGGCTTTGGCTGACCGGCCGTCCCGTCTGGATTCTGGACGAGCCATTCACGTCGTTGGATGCGGCGGCGACGCGCCTGGTCACCGATCGTTTGAGCCTGCATCTGGAACGAGGTGGTTCGATCGTCGTTGCGACGCATCAGGAACTCGACCTTCCGACGATCGACCTTCGTTGCCTGAGGCTGGCGGGATGA